In the genome of Aphelocoma coerulescens isolate FSJ_1873_10779 unplaced genomic scaffold, UR_Acoe_1.0 HiC_scaffold_257, whole genome shotgun sequence, one region contains:
- the LOC138101374 gene encoding uncharacterized protein, which produces MAPARGVIRQEGLFVMRSCPRRDHRGGLTRATPPARALRRGHVVPRASRDRGGGGGAGAAGKRQAGPGRDRAQRSRGPARALRAASPPWTAGTFPDRPPAWQPPPPPSAGPAPRPPRRSVTRRRLRGSSVVRRWRQPRDGAGPAERPAQVPEADSDPCSHRCYRFSQNLPFHVREQQLEDVLKRLHRWSVSLLECWPGFGRSQVAWSSEVFPVRNPCWGCFPWLSQGEGTALEFLQPQAGDASPENQFRIVHLTLSLTCGFQGAFWSSGYSQERIFNHLTFKPGIANPVSQSHSMGAAPMVGWQRAQPTLLFGTFPAGTGASWAFWSAEATRAALSGIPRQC; this is translated from the exons ATGGCGCCCGCccgcggagtgatccgccaggagggactatttgtgatgcggtcctGCCCGCGGAGGGATCACCG ggggggccTGACCCGCGCCACGCCCCCTGCGCGCGCGCTCCGCCGGGGTCACGTGGTTCCCCGCGCGTCACGTGatcggggcggcggcggcggcgcgggagccgccgggaagCGCCAGGCGGGACCGGGCCGGGATCGGGCCCAGCGCAGCCGCGGCCCTGCCCGAGCCCTGCGAGCCGCCAGCCCGCCATGGACCGCCGGGACCTTTCCGGATCGGCCGCCCGCTTGGCAgccgcccccccctccctccgccgggcccgccccgcgccccccccggcgcTCCGTGACTCGCCGGCGGCTCCGCGGCTCCTCCGTCGTTCGCCGGTGGCGGCAGCCAAGAGATGGTGCGGGCCCAGCGGAGCGACCAGCGCAG GTCCCCGAGGCCGATTCTGATCCCTGCAGTCACCGATGCTACCGCTTTTCCCAGAATCTACCCTTCCACGTCAGGGAGCAGCAGTTGGAAGATGTGTTGAAGCGTCTTCATCGGTGGAGTGTT AGCCTGTTGGAGTGCTggcctggatttgggaggagccaagtagcctggagcagtgaggtttttcctgtcagaaatccatgctggggatgttttccctggctgtcccaaggggaaggaacagctctggagtttttgcagccacaggctggggatgcatCCCCTGAAAACCAGTTCAGGATCGTTCATCTGACTCTGTCCTTGACCTGTGGCTTCCAGGGAGCCTTCTGGTCTTCTGGATATTCCCAGGAGAGGATATTCAACCACCTGACTTTTAAGCCAGGAATTGCAAACCCAGTAAGTCAGTCACATTCTATGGGAGCTGCCCCAATGGTGGGATGGCAGAGGGCACAGCCCACGCTGCTGTTtgggacattcccagctggaacggGAGCCAGCTGGGCATTTTGGAGCGCTGAGGCCACAAGGGCAGCCTTGAGTGGCATTCCCAGGCAATGCTGA